From the Natrarchaeobaculum aegyptiacum genome, one window contains:
- the gyrB gene encoding DNA topoisomerase (ATP-hydrolyzing) subunit B — translation MSQESEYGAGQIQVLEGLEAVRKRPAMYIGSTDSRGLHHLVYEVVDNSIDEALAGHCDDITVTIHEDESVSVADDGRGIPVDTHDEYDRPALEVILTVLHAGGKFDNKSYQVSGGLHGVGVSVVNALSAELEVEVKRDGGVFRHRFEQGEPDGDMERVRDMESGESNGTQIRFWPDTGIFEADSFTFSTLSNRLRELAFLNSGVAITLRDERPDAHDDDPPVEETYEYEGGIREFVEYLNETRSAMHADVIYFEDEDQNIQVEVAMQATEELQGSIHAFANNINTREGGTHLTGFKTALTRVVNDYANDNDLLSDLDENLTGEDIREGLTAVISVKHPDPQFEGQTKTKLGNSEVRGIVESAVHEGLGTYFEEHPDTAQAIILKAVEAAKARMAAKKAEELTRRKSALESTSLPGKLADCQTKDPEEAEIFIAEGDSAGGSAKQARNPEFQAVLPIKGKILNVEKHRLDRILENDEIRNMITAIGAGIGDEFDVEDVRYQKIIMATDADVDGAHIRTLLLTFFYRHMRPLLEGGYVYATQPPLYRIRYRGETYDAMTDAERDEIVAEKCNGNPSQVQRFKGLGEMNPEQLWETTMNPENRILKQITVEDAAAADKMFSVLMGDAVEPRKQFIKENAPEAEWIDI, via the coding sequence ATGTCCCAGGAAAGCGAGTACGGTGCCGGACAGATCCAGGTCTTAGAGGGCCTGGAGGCCGTCCGCAAACGGCCCGCGATGTACATCGGCTCTACTGACTCTCGAGGTCTCCACCACCTGGTCTACGAGGTCGTGGACAACTCGATCGACGAGGCGCTGGCCGGTCACTGCGACGACATCACCGTCACCATCCACGAGGACGAGTCGGTGAGCGTCGCCGACGACGGTCGCGGTATCCCCGTCGACACCCACGACGAGTACGACCGCCCCGCACTCGAGGTGATCCTGACTGTGCTGCACGCGGGCGGAAAGTTCGACAACAAGTCCTACCAGGTCTCCGGTGGGCTCCACGGCGTCGGCGTCTCGGTGGTCAACGCCCTTTCCGCGGAACTCGAGGTCGAGGTCAAACGCGACGGTGGGGTCTTTCGCCACCGTTTCGAGCAGGGTGAACCCGACGGCGACATGGAGCGAGTCCGCGACATGGAGTCCGGTGAATCGAACGGGACCCAGATCCGGTTCTGGCCCGACACGGGTATCTTCGAGGCAGACAGCTTCACGTTCTCGACGCTCTCGAACCGCCTGCGCGAACTCGCCTTCCTCAACTCCGGCGTGGCCATCACGCTCCGGGACGAACGACCGGACGCACACGACGACGATCCACCGGTCGAGGAGACCTACGAGTACGAAGGCGGCATCCGAGAGTTCGTCGAGTACTTAAACGAGACGCGCTCGGCGATGCACGCCGACGTCATCTACTTCGAAGACGAAGACCAGAACATCCAGGTAGAGGTCGCGATGCAGGCCACTGAGGAGCTGCAGGGGTCGATCCACGCCTTCGCGAACAACATCAACACCCGCGAGGGCGGCACCCACCTCACGGGCTTCAAGACCGCCCTCACCAGAGTCGTCAACGACTACGCGAACGACAACGACCTGCTGTCGGATCTCGACGAGAACCTCACGGGCGAAGACATCCGCGAGGGGCTGACTGCGGTCATCTCGGTCAAACACCCCGACCCGCAGTTCGAGGGCCAGACCAAGACGAAACTCGGCAACAGCGAGGTCCGGGGCATCGTCGAGAGCGCCGTCCACGAGGGTCTGGGCACCTACTTCGAGGAACACCCCGACACGGCACAGGCGATCATCCTGAAGGCCGTCGAGGCCGCGAAAGCCCGGATGGCGGCGAAGAAGGCAGAAGAGCTGACTCGCCGGAAGTCCGCACTCGAGTCGACCTCCCTGCCGGGCAAACTCGCGGACTGTCAGACCAAAGATCCCGAGGAAGCCGAGATCTTCATCGCGGAGGGTGACTCCGCAGGCGGTAGCGCCAAACAGGCTCGAAACCCCGAGTTTCAGGCCGTTCTCCCGATCAAGGGGAAGATCCTGAACGTCGAGAAACACCGCCTCGATCGGATCCTGGAGAACGACGAGATTCGCAACATGATCACCGCCATCGGCGCGGGGATCGGCGACGAGTTCGACGTCGAGGACGTCCGCTACCAGAAGATCATCATGGCGACAGACGCCGACGTCGACGGGGCACACATCCGGACCCTGCTGCTGACGTTCTTCTACCGGCACATGCGCCCGCTGCTCGAGGGTGGCTACGTCTACGCGACCCAGCCCCCGCTGTACCGGATTCGTTACCGCGGGGAGACCTACGACGCGATGACCGACGCCGAACGCGACGAAATCGTCGCGGAGAAGTGCAACGGCAACCCGTCGCAGGTCCAGCGGTTCAAGGGTCTCGGCGAGATGAACCCCGAGCAGCTCTGGGAGACGACGATGAATCCCGAAAACCGCATCCTCAAACAGATCACCGTCGAGGACGCCGCTGCGGCGGACAAGATGTTCTCGGTGTTGATGGGCGATGCGGTCGAACCGCGCAAGCAGTTCATCAAGGAGAACGCGCCGGAAGCCGAGTGGATCGACATCTGA
- the rocF gene encoding arginase, translating to MTIVRIIGVPMDFGANRRGVDMGPSAIRYAGLSDELERAGVEPVDAGDLFVPRAEERDPDASQPDRGNAKFLREIESVCTRLADEVAAALTEGAFPLVLGGDHSLAIGSMNGSARDATIGVIWFDAHADLNTPQTSPSGNVHGMSLGAVLGREGAESMAWAHAPTVSEESIAYVGLRSLDDRERELLRDSDVTAFTMADIDDRGVTSVVEEALAVATDGTDGVHLSLDLDWLDPRAAPGVGTPVRGGVTYREAHAALETIASRNDREDVVRSMDVVEVNPILDERNETASLAAELTASAFGTRIL from the coding sequence ATGACGATCGTTCGGATCATCGGCGTCCCGATGGACTTCGGCGCGAATCGGCGAGGTGTCGACATGGGCCCCTCCGCGATCCGCTATGCTGGCCTGAGCGACGAACTCGAGCGTGCGGGCGTCGAACCGGTCGACGCGGGCGATCTGTTCGTCCCGCGGGCCGAAGAACGCGATCCGGACGCGAGCCAACCAGACCGTGGAAACGCCAAGTTCCTCCGGGAGATCGAGTCGGTCTGCACTCGTCTCGCCGACGAAGTCGCGGCCGCACTCACCGAGGGTGCCTTCCCACTCGTCCTCGGTGGTGACCATTCCCTTGCGATCGGGTCGATGAACGGCTCGGCTCGAGATGCGACGATCGGAGTGATCTGGTTCGACGCCCACGCGGACCTGAACACGCCCCAGACCTCACCCAGCGGGAACGTCCACGGGATGTCACTCGGTGCCGTACTTGGTCGTGAGGGAGCCGAGTCCATGGCGTGGGCGCACGCGCCGACCGTGAGTGAGGAGTCGATTGCGTACGTCGGTCTCCGGAGCCTCGACGACCGGGAGCGCGAACTGCTCCGGGACAGCGACGTCACGGCGTTTACGATGGCCGACATCGACGATCGCGGCGTGACAAGCGTCGTCGAGGAGGCACTGGCCGTCGCCACCGACGGCACCGACGGCGTTCACCTCAGTCTCGACCTCGACTGGCTCGATCCACGGGCCGCACCCGGTGTCGGTACCCCCGTCCGCGGCGGCGTAACCTACCGCGAGGCCCACGCGGCACTCGAGACGATCGCCAGCAGAAACGACCGCGAGGACGTCGTCCGGTCGATGGACGTCGTCGAGGTGAATCCGATCCTCGACGAGCGAAACGAGACCGCGTCACTCGCGGCCGAACTCACCGCGAGCGCGTTCGGAACGCGAATTCTCTAG
- a CDS encoding Rrf2 family transcriptional regulator: protein MSSIELTPSQKKILRALTNLHKESEDAIKGEDIADQVDRNPGTIRNQMQSLKALQLVEGVPGPKGGYKPTAAAYEALEIQQMDDPASVPIQHEGEPVEDVIVEEIDLSSVHHPELCRAEIHLQGTIGSISEDDSVIVGPTPLSKLVVEGSVDGKDDTNNILILRIDDMVAPAEEPEH from the coding sequence ATGTCATCGATCGAATTGACCCCGAGTCAAAAAAAGATTCTCCGCGCATTGACGAATCTCCACAAGGAGTCCGAAGACGCCATCAAAGGTGAAGACATCGCCGATCAGGTCGACCGCAACCCCGGGACGATTCGCAATCAGATGCAGAGTCTCAAAGCACTGCAACTCGTAGAGGGTGTCCCCGGCCCCAAGGGTGGATACAAACCGACCGCGGCCGCCTACGAGGCCCTCGAGATCCAGCAGATGGACGACCCGGCGTCGGTCCCGATCCAGCACGAAGGCGAACCCGTCGAGGACGTCATCGTCGAGGAAATCGACCTCTCGAGCGTCCACCATCCGGAACTCTGCCGCGCAGAGATCCACCTGCAGGGAACGATCGGCTCGATCAGCGAGGACGATTCGGTCATCGTCGGTCCGACCCCGCTCTCGAAGCTCGTCGTCGAAGGGAGCGTCGACGGCAAGGACGACACGAACAACATCCTCATCTTGCGCATCGACGACATGGTCGCTCCCGCCGAAGAGCCCGAGCACTGA
- a CDS encoding beta-CASP ribonuclease aCPSF1: MSTVEQQLDDLKAKITQELPGDISVSSVKYEGPELVVYTRDPKKFANQGDLVRKLASKFRKRITVRPDPSALSTPEQAREEILQVIPDEAGVTDLDFHADTGEVVIEAEKPGMVIGRHGSTLRDITKNVGWTPEVVRTPPIESSTVSNVRSFLKQERDERRDILERVGRQIHREEMSDDEYVRISTLGCCREVGRASFILSTPETRILIDCGDKPGAEGEVPYLHAPEALGAGPQTIDAVVLTHAHLDHSALIPLLFKYGYDGPIYCTEPTRDLMGLLTLDYLDVAAKEGRTPPYESEQVREAIKHCIPLEYGDVTDIAPDVKLTFHNAGHILGSAVSHFHIGDGLYNVCFSGDIHYEDTRLFNGAVNDFPRVETLVLESTYGGRNDYQTDQEDSEEKLKQVVRETAERGGKTLIPAFAVGRSQELMLVLEEAMRSGDIPTMPVHLDGMIWEATAIHTTYPEYLRDDLRDRIFHEDENPFLAEQFNHIDGGEEERQDVADGDPCIILSTSGMVTGGPIMSWLGHIGPDPDSTLLFAGYQAQGTLGRRIQSGWDEIPTSEIGPVNGDNGRGTLSLNVNVETVDGFSGHADRAGLENFVKTMNPRPEKVLCVHGDERSVQDLSSALYHDYNMRTFAPKNLETFRFL; this comes from the coding sequence ATGAGCACTGTAGAGCAGCAACTTGACGATTTGAAAGCAAAGATCACGCAGGAGTTACCGGGCGATATCTCGGTCTCCTCGGTGAAGTACGAAGGCCCCGAACTCGTCGTTTACACGCGCGACCCGAAGAAGTTCGCGAACCAGGGTGACCTCGTTCGGAAACTCGCGAGCAAGTTTCGAAAGCGCATTACGGTCCGTCCAGACCCGAGTGCGCTTTCCACGCCGGAACAGGCTCGCGAAGAAATTCTTCAGGTAATTCCCGACGAAGCGGGCGTCACCGACCTCGACTTCCACGCCGACACCGGTGAGGTCGTCATCGAGGCCGAGAAGCCGGGGATGGTCATCGGCCGCCACGGCTCGACGCTCCGTGACATCACCAAGAACGTCGGCTGGACGCCCGAAGTCGTCCGGACGCCACCGATCGAGTCCTCGACAGTCTCGAACGTTCGGAGCTTCCTCAAGCAAGAACGCGACGAGCGGCGAGACATTCTGGAGAGGGTCGGTCGACAGATCCACCGTGAGGAGATGTCCGACGACGAGTACGTCCGCATCTCGACGCTCGGGTGCTGTCGCGAGGTCGGTCGTGCGTCGTTCATCCTCTCGACGCCCGAGACGCGCATTCTCATCGACTGCGGCGACAAACCCGGCGCAGAAGGCGAAGTGCCGTACCTGCACGCCCCCGAGGCTCTCGGTGCCGGCCCACAGACGATCGACGCCGTCGTCCTCACCCACGCTCACCTCGACCACTCCGCGCTCATCCCGCTGTTGTTCAAGTACGGCTACGACGGCCCGATCTACTGTACCGAGCCAACCCGCGACCTGATGGGCCTGCTGACTCTCGACTACCTCGACGTCGCAGCGAAAGAGGGACGCACACCGCCGTACGAGTCCGAACAGGTCCGCGAGGCGATCAAACACTGCATCCCGCTCGAGTACGGCGACGTCACCGACATCGCGCCGGACGTTAAACTCACCTTCCACAACGCGGGTCACATCCTCGGCTCCGCCGTCTCGCACTTCCACATCGGCGACGGCCTCTACAACGTCTGTTTCTCCGGCGACATCCACTACGAGGACACCCGCCTGTTCAACGGCGCGGTCAACGACTTCCCGCGGGTAGAGACGCTCGTCCTCGAGTCGACCTACGGCGGGCGCAACGACTACCAGACCGATCAGGAAGACTCCGAGGAGAAGCTCAAGCAAGTCGTCAGGGAGACCGCCGAACGGGGCGGCAAGACGCTCATCCCCGCGTTCGCGGTCGGTCGATCACAGGAACTCATGCTCGTCCTGGAGGAGGCGATGCGCTCCGGTGACATTCCGACGATGCCGGTCCACCTGGACGGGATGATCTGGGAGGCGACGGCCATCCACACGACCTATCCCGAGTACCTCCGGGACGATCTCCGGGACCGCATCTTCCACGAAGACGAGAACCCGTTCCTCGCCGAGCAGTTCAACCACATCGACGGTGGCGAGGAAGAACGCCAGGACGTGGCCGACGGCGACCCCTGTATCATCCTCTCGACCTCGGGGATGGTCACCGGCGGTCCGATCATGTCCTGGCTCGGCCACATCGGCCCCGACCCGGACTCGACACTGCTCTTCGCGGGATACCAGGCGCAGGGAACCCTCGGACGGCGCATCCAGAGCGGCTGGGACGAGATCCCGACCAGTGAGATCGGTCCCGTCAACGGCGACAACGGCCGTGGCACCCTCTCGCTCAACGTCAACGTCGAGACCGTGGACGGCTTCTCCGGTCACGCAGACCGGGCCGGACTCGAGAACTTCGTGAAGACGATGAATCCCCGCCCCGAGAAAGTCCTCTGTGTCCACGGCGACGAACGCTCCGTCCAGGACCTCTCCTCGGCCCTCTACCACGACTACAACATGCGAACGTTCGCACCGAAGAACCTCGAGACGTTCCGGTTCCTCTGA
- the gyrA gene encoding DNA gyrase subunit A, whose product MSSDVPDPTDIEARTVENVRIEEEMEQSYIDYAMSVIAGRALPRVEDGLKPVHRRILYAMHEMGVTSGSSHRKSSSIVGETMGDFHPHGDSAIYDTLVRMAQDFSMRYPLVDGQGNFGSMDGDPPAAQRYTEARMAAIAEELLEDIDKDTVDFSSNYDDRLQEPDVLPAAFPNLLVNGSSGIAVGMSTNIPPHNLGEVIDATIELIDNPDATVEELMEHVKGPDFPTGANIVGRDAIYKAYKTGRGRLRVRAEFEVEEWKSGRERIVITELPFQTNKARLVERIADDVNEGEIDGISDLRDESDRDGVRIVVELKRGANTEIVKNRLLENHLERTFGIINLALVDGQPRVLSLKETLEEYVAHRREVVRRRSEYDLEEAEDRAHILEGRLKALDNVDDVVELIRNCENRTEAKEALQTEFDFSSDQADHIVRMQLGSLTSMEAAEIEAEYEEVQAEIERLRTILESEEELLGVIKEELREIDAEYDDDRRTSIIEDEGTVTHEDLIPEEEVFVVMTEDDYVKRMPISRFDPQGRGGKGIIGADVKEGDRVSAVFRANTHDYLLCFTNQGKVYRLKTYEIPEMGRTARGKSAVNILDLDDGEEITAVVDTDTFDDDEFVTMVTKHGYVKRTAGEEFERIQSNGKIAASLEDGDALVDVEVTDGTTDLVIATEGGMTIRFDETEARAMGRTARGVNGIDLEAGDAVAGLVATDEEDGRALLTVTQNGYGKRTVLSEYRTQSRYGKGLIDIKTDERNGPVTAVKAVDDDDHLVLMSENGQIVRTRVDEVSTVGRNTKGVIVMDVEAGDAVASVDTIPAASMAADEDGDADTSDDD is encoded by the coding sequence ATGAGTTCAGACGTACCCGATCCGACCGATATAGAGGCACGGACAGTCGAAAACGTCCGCATCGAAGAGGAGATGGAACAGAGCTACATCGACTACGCGATGAGCGTCATCGCAGGTCGTGCGCTCCCGCGCGTCGAAGACGGGCTCAAACCCGTCCACCGACGCATCCTCTACGCGATGCACGAAATGGGCGTTACGAGCGGTTCCAGCCATCGCAAATCGTCATCGATCGTCGGCGAGACGATGGGTGACTTCCACCCACACGGCGACAGCGCGATCTACGACACGCTCGTCCGGATGGCACAGGACTTCTCGATGCGCTATCCCCTCGTCGACGGGCAGGGGAACTTCGGCTCGATGGACGGCGACCCGCCTGCAGCCCAGCGATACACAGAGGCCCGGATGGCCGCCATCGCCGAGGAACTGCTCGAGGACATCGACAAAGACACCGTCGACTTCTCCTCGAACTACGACGACCGTCTGCAAGAGCCCGACGTCCTGCCAGCAGCGTTCCCGAACCTGCTTGTCAACGGATCGTCGGGAATCGCCGTCGGGATGTCGACGAACATCCCGCCGCACAACCTCGGTGAGGTAATCGACGCTACCATCGAACTCATCGACAATCCCGACGCGACCGTCGAGGAGCTGATGGAACACGTCAAGGGCCCGGACTTCCCCACTGGCGCAAACATCGTCGGCCGGGACGCCATCTACAAGGCCTACAAGACTGGCCGCGGCCGACTTCGCGTGCGCGCGGAGTTCGAGGTCGAAGAGTGGAAATCGGGCCGCGAACGCATCGTCATCACCGAACTCCCGTTCCAGACCAACAAGGCCCGCCTCGTCGAACGCATCGCAGACGACGTCAACGAGGGCGAGATCGACGGTATTTCGGACCTGCGTGACGAGTCCGATCGCGACGGCGTGCGTATCGTCGTCGAACTCAAACGCGGCGCGAACACCGAGATCGTCAAGAACCGCCTGCTCGAGAATCACCTCGAGCGAACGTTCGGCATCATCAACCTCGCGCTGGTCGACGGCCAGCCCCGGGTTCTCTCGCTCAAAGAGACCCTCGAGGAGTACGTCGCCCACCGCCGGGAGGTCGTCCGCCGGCGAAGCGAATACGACCTCGAGGAAGCCGAAGACCGGGCCCACATTCTCGAAGGGCGGCTGAAAGCACTCGACAACGTCGACGACGTGGTCGAACTCATCCGCAACTGCGAGAACCGGACGGAGGCCAAAGAAGCTCTTCAGACGGAGTTCGACTTCTCGTCCGACCAGGCCGATCACATCGTCCGGATGCAACTCGGCAGTCTCACCTCGATGGAGGCCGCCGAGATCGAAGCCGAGTACGAGGAGGTTCAGGCCGAGATCGAACGCCTGAGGACCATCCTCGAGAGCGAGGAGGAACTGCTCGGCGTCATCAAGGAGGAACTACGCGAGATCGACGCCGAATACGACGACGATCGGCGCACCTCGATCATCGAGGACGAGGGCACGGTCACCCACGAGGACCTCATCCCCGAGGAGGAGGTGTTCGTCGTCATGACCGAAGACGACTACGTCAAGCGGATGCCCATCTCCCGGTTCGACCCCCAGGGTCGCGGCGGCAAGGGCATCATCGGCGCGGACGTCAAGGAAGGCGACCGCGTCTCGGCAGTCTTCCGGGCGAACACCCACGACTACCTGCTTTGCTTTACCAACCAGGGCAAAGTCTACCGGCTCAAGACCTACGAGATCCCGGAGATGGGCCGGACCGCTCGCGGGAAGTCGGCCGTCAACATCCTCGACCTAGACGACGGCGAGGAGATCACCGCCGTCGTCGACACCGACACGTTCGACGACGACGAGTTCGTCACGATGGTCACCAAGCACGGCTACGTCAAACGCACCGCGGGCGAGGAGTTCGAACGCATCCAGTCCAACGGCAAGATCGCTGCCTCGCTCGAGGACGGCGACGCACTGGTCGACGTCGAAGTGACCGACGGGACCACCGACCTCGTGATCGCCACCGAGGGCGGGATGACCATCCGGTTCGACGAGACCGAAGCCCGTGCGATGGGGCGAACCGCACGCGGTGTCAACGGCATCGATCTGGAGGCTGGCGACGCCGTCGCGGGGCTGGTCGCGACCGACGAGGAGGACGGGCGGGCGCTGCTCACCGTCACGCAGAACGGGTACGGGAAACGGACGGTCCTCAGTGAGTACCGCACCCAGTCGCGGTACGGGAAAGGACTGATCGACATCAAGACCGACGAACGAAACGGCCCGGTGACGGCCGTGAAGGCCGTCGACGACGACGACCACCTCGTGTTGATGAGCGAAAACGGACAGATCGTTCGCACGCGCGTCGACGAAGTTTCGACCGTCGGTCGGAACACCAAGGGCGTCATCGTCATGGACGTCGAAGCCGGCGACGCAGTCGCGAGCGTGGACACGATTCCGGCTGCGTCGATGGCCGCAGACGAGGACGGCGACGCCGACACCAGCGACGACGACTGA
- a CDS encoding twin-arginine translocation signal domain-containing protein yields the protein MKRIQNRRRFLQLATAGAAASVAGCSDLQPSTDDGSEPETPQEQGDGDEIDPDDVSDTALTALVQPDPDELAEIEAEIVEQVEAGELDQMQAQQEMQRRQMEIIDDLADSFQSTAADADAYHVEASMPDQGAFLVDGDAEALVAQLNDGAVSALLPSQEYVEAQEAMAAQPDPDEMDEEALEEELQEQVEEQG from the coding sequence ATGAAACGAATCCAGAATCGTCGTCGGTTCCTCCAACTGGCGACGGCTGGTGCAGCGGCTTCGGTCGCTGGCTGTAGTGATCTGCAACCATCGACCGACGACGGTTCTGAACCCGAGACCCCCCAGGAACAGGGGGACGGCGACGAGATCGACCCCGATGACGTAAGCGACACGGCGCTCACCGCACTCGTCCAGCCCGACCCCGACGAACTCGCCGAAATCGAAGCCGAGATCGTCGAACAGGTCGAAGCGGGCGAACTCGACCAGATGCAGGCCCAACAGGAGATGCAACGGCGTCAGATGGAGATCATCGACGACCTCGCCGATTCGTTCCAGTCGACCGCAGCGGACGCAGACGCCTATCACGTCGAAGCGTCGATGCCCGACCAGGGAGCCTTCCTCGTCGACGGCGACGCCGAAGCGCTGGTCGCTCAACTCAACGACGGTGCGGTCAGCGCCTTGCTTCCGAGTCAGGAATATGTCGAGGCCCAGGAGGCCATGGCCGCCCAGCCCGACCCCGACGAGATGGACGAAGAAGCACTCGAGGAAGAGCTGCAAGAACAGGTCGAAGAACAGGGCTGA
- a CDS encoding metal-dependent transcriptional regulator, with protein sequence MMLSDVMEDYLKAIYQLQRERDDRIKTSEIADELDVTSPTVTSMVEKLEDRELVDREKYRGVTLTEEGETVALEVIRHHRLLEAYLTEHLDYDWSEVHDEADRLEHHISEDFEARVADVLGEPEVDPHGSPIPGADLEPPERTDDDPVSEFAEGDTVVVEEVADHDAEILSYLADHGVEPGVELEIVEVAPFGMVTARPADSEETVSLPETVAHHVRVGRVSPAEVES encoded by the coding sequence ATGATGCTGAGCGACGTGATGGAAGACTACCTCAAAGCCATCTACCAGCTCCAGCGAGAGCGTGACGACCGGATCAAGACCTCCGAAATCGCCGACGAGCTGGACGTCACGTCGCCGACGGTCACCAGCATGGTCGAGAAGCTCGAGGATCGCGAACTGGTCGACCGAGAAAAGTACCGCGGCGTCACCCTCACCGAGGAAGGCGAGACCGTCGCCCTCGAGGTGATCCGCCACCACCGACTGCTCGAGGCCTACCTCACCGAGCACCTCGATTACGACTGGTCGGAAGTCCACGACGAGGCCGACCGCCTCGAACACCACATCAGCGAGGACTTCGAGGCCCGCGTCGCGGACGTCCTCGGCGAGCCCGAGGTCGATCCCCACGGCTCGCCGATTCCAGGCGCCGACCTCGAGCCGCCGGAGCGAACCGACGACGATCCCGTCTCGGAGTTTGCCGAGGGTGACACTGTCGTCGTCGAGGAGGTCGCCGACCACGACGCAGAGATTCTCTCGTATCTCGCAGACCACGGCGTCGAGCCGGGAGTCGAACTCGAGATCGTGGAGGTCGCGCCGTTCGGAATGGTGACCGCTCGGCCAGCCGACTCGGAGGAAACGGTCTCGCTCCCGGAGACGGTCGCCCACCACGTCCGGGTCGGTCGCGTGAGTCCTGCTGAAGTCGAATCGTGA
- the nucS gene encoding endonuclease NucS: protein MSSSDETRPGDRATTVSLESPTLATAHEAIVDALDHGALCTVVGRCRVDGSESIERPAPTRVCVFKPDGTALVHGLEGRSPLATSGTGGAFTVCLESDRLVVERDQKSVRSSSSRRSETFCVRVETVLHVNVVETDERDEPPEAETTRQTHGESPTEADLRHRLLEAPDLLEPGFTPLATERRTSAGPVDVYGEDAAGRTVVVELKSRRAGPDAVSQLRRYVDALDRDLHAETTVRGVLVAPSVTSRADRLLARYGLEFVALEGSTDADGSA from the coding sequence GTGTCCAGCTCCGACGAGACCCGACCCGGTGACCGGGCGACCACCGTGAGCCTCGAGTCTCCCACACTTGCGACCGCCCACGAGGCTATCGTCGATGCACTCGATCACGGCGCGCTCTGCACGGTGGTCGGTCGCTGTCGGGTCGACGGCTCGGAATCGATCGAGAGGCCGGCTCCGACCCGCGTCTGCGTGTTCAAACCCGATGGAACCGCCCTCGTTCACGGACTCGAGGGGCGGAGTCCGCTCGCGACGTCGGGCACGGGAGGTGCGTTCACGGTGTGCCTCGAGTCGGATCGCCTCGTCGTCGAGCGGGACCAGAAATCAGTTCGATCGTCTTCGAGTCGGCGTTCGGAGACGTTCTGCGTTCGGGTCGAGACGGTCCTGCACGTGAACGTCGTCGAAACGGACGAACGAGACGAACCGCCCGAGGCCGAGACGACTCGACAGACACACGGCGAGTCCCCGACCGAAGCCGACCTCCGACACCGGCTCCTCGAGGCTCCCGACCTGCTCGAGCCCGGCTTCACGCCGCTGGCGACGGAACGGCGGACTTCCGCGGGTCCGGTCGACGTCTACGGCGAGGACGCTGCCGGTCGCACCGTCGTCGTCGAACTCAAGTCCCGCCGCGCTGGACCGGACGCGGTGAGCCAGCTTCGGCGGTACGTCGACGCCCTCGATCGTGACCTCCACGCCGAGACGACCGTTCGTGGCGTTCTCGTCGCCCCCTCCGTCACGTCTCGCGCGGATCGCCTGCTCGCCCGGTACGGCCTCGAGTTCGTCGCGCTCGAGGGATCGACCGACGCCGACGGTTCCGCCTAA
- a CDS encoding ZIP family metal transporter, producing MSRRVLSDLPRWVLALGPIAILVAVFAVLYFTSPFGTLDSVGDASTLEILWMLTIIGSIAGIIPVAIGMLWFPFIRDLETRYLHAFLALAAGVLAFIALEMTEDMIFDYGVNVENTALAASAVIVGVGGTFAVMYAASQWRQRKMTATDKSGLEIAYLVALALGLHSIGEGLGIGVAYINEDPTLLMLLVLAFIMHNVMEGPTVVAAVARDRKTPPLRHFAAMGVIAGGPVILGGWIGSFAQSDLLAVLFFAIAIGAILQVLIEVADLIRFDAEAILTRINAATFAVGFVLMFLLEDVLTEVLLEGWLFAG from the coding sequence ATGAGTCGGCGCGTGCTGTCCGATCTTCCACGGTGGGTGCTGGCGCTCGGCCCAATCGCAATCCTCGTTGCCGTCTTCGCCGTCCTCTATTTCACGTCTCCGTTCGGAACTCTCGACTCGGTTGGCGACGCGAGCACGCTCGAGATCCTCTGGATGCTGACGATCATCGGCTCCATCGCGGGGATCATCCCCGTCGCGATCGGGATGCTCTGGTTCCCGTTTATCCGCGATCTTGAGACGCGCTATCTCCACGCATTCCTCGCGCTGGCAGCCGGTGTGCTGGCGTTCATCGCCCTCGAGATGACCGAGGACATGATATTCGACTACGGCGTCAACGTCGAGAACACGGCACTGGCCGCATCGGCCGTGATCGTCGGCGTCGGTGGCACGTTCGCCGTGATGTACGCTGCGAGTCAGTGGCGCCAGCGAAAGATGACCGCAACCGACAAGAGCGGCCTCGAGATTGCCTACCTCGTCGCGTTAGCGCTCGGTCTCCACAGTATCGGTGAGGGACTTGGAATCGGTGTCGCCTACATCAACGAGGATCCGACACTGCTGATGTTGCTCGTGCTCGCGTTCATCATGCACAACGTGATGGAGGGGCCGACAGTGGTCGCCGCCGTCGCGCGCGACCGGAAAACGCCACCCCTGCGTCACTTCGCTGCTATGGGCGTCATCGCGGGCGGCCCCGTCATCCTCGGGGGCTGGATCGGGAGTTTCGCCCAGTCTGACCTGCTCGCCGTCCTGTTCTTCGCGATCGCAATCGGCGCGATCTTGCAGGTGCTCATCGAAGTCGCAGACCTCATCCGGTTCGACGCGGAGGCCATCCTCACGCGGATCAACGCCGCCACCTTCGCCGTCGGCTTCGTGCTCATGTTCCTCCTCGAGGACGTCCTCACGGAGGTGCTCCTCGAGGGGTGGCTGTTCGCCGGCTGA